The Malus sylvestris chromosome 8, drMalSylv7.2, whole genome shotgun sequence genomic interval ttaaccaaaaacagccaaaaacgttttcagttttctttccaatttcgTCAACTTCCCTCCCCATTCTCTTTCTTCCCAAAGTTTCCGGATTTCTTTGTTGCAAGAAAACCAGCAGCCCCGCCCCAaccggctctctctctctcccttttctaTCACCTAAATACACGCCAGATATTGGAGTTAGGGACACCTTGTCACCCAGCACCCTAGATCTCACTGCTTATACGTCGGTGACGGGCAaaaatatcaaagatctgaGGAGCAACCACCAATCAATCAGATCTTTGAAATTCCTCTGATTTCTCTATCTGGGTTTTGCTGGGTTTATGATGGGGTGGAGATACAGAGCTGGGTTGTTCCTAATTGCTGCTGTTGTTGTCATTTGGGTCACCTCTGCAGAAGTTACCCAGGTTTGTTACTCCTTTCTTTTGACCTTTGTAAATTTGGAAACTTTAACATTAGTAATTTACTTTTGGAGTTTTGGGTCGAATTTGATTGATGGTAATGCATTTTTTCTGCGATTTGACTTTTTTCTCTGATGGTTTTGTGAGTTGTAGGGGTTGGAAATGATTGGAATTTGTTAAGGATTTGTACCCAACTGATGAACTTTATTAGAAGATTGTATGTTAGCTTGAACTTGTTTAAGACGATGTCGTCGGGCTTCACCCATTAGAGGAACATAGTTAAGATATTAGTTCAGTTATTGTTCATGAGTTAGTAGGGATCAAAAGAATAGTCAGTGAATGTTGTTCTTTTCCTTCGTTTTTACCCTGAGATCTATTGTAACCATGGGGTATAACTAATGGTTCTGGGTTTTATCAGCATAGGGAAAATACGAGTTGTTAGATTTCCTCTTTGCATTAGGTGGTGGTTCCATGGAGGACAGCCATTAGCAATACTAAGATTGAACTTTTTGAGTTCTTTGCCTTGGCTTAGCTGGTTGACACTGAGTTGAATCCGAAAACTCTATGTTTAACTGCTTTTGAGTCTCCTCCATGCCCTCACCTCAAACTTAGTAATGAAAGTTTTGATTGATTAGTTGGTAAAccaactttgttttttgttcttgAATTGAGCTTGGAGTTTATGTAGTGGCCGAATATAATCCTTTAGTAAACAATTGTGACTATTTGATCATCTTTGACCATGGGGGAAGTGATGCTGCTCAAATTCGAGCTGCTTCCAAAAAGCTATGGTGAATTGAACCCTTTTAGAAGATGATTGTGATTGTATCTAATTGCTTCAATTGGAATCTTTCCGCATATATCCTCCTCAATAGTCGGATTTTTAGCTGCAAATTTAGTCACGCATTTTAGAAATTCTTTGATTAAGTTCTTTGATGTGGCGCATCCTATTTACCTATATATTTGATAATATTGTGCACCGTGAGGTTCTAGCTGACCAATATTGTGACTTCTGCAGGGTATATTTACGGACTATAAGCAGCCGTTTGCAGTAACATATCTTGGAGCTTCTCTTATGGTAGTTTACATCCCAATAGCATTCATTAAGGATTGGTTGTGTAATTTTCTAAAACGCCGCTCTTCTAAAAGTGGTAAAAATGCAGAAAGCGTGAATGAGTTTTCTGCTGGATTTAGTTCTTCTATAAAACTCAATGGATTGCAGAAAGAATTTGAATTGGAAATTCATGGGTCCTTGACCAGAAAAGACAGTGATGCAGAGCTTTCACCTCATATTGAAGAACAACCTTTGGTTTCTAAATACAAAGATGACTTGAATGTGCTGAAACATGATAAGGAGGTTACTACGAGGCAAATTGCTACTTATGGGTTTTACATTGCCCCTCTCTGGTTTATTACGGAGGTAAGGAACTTCCTAAAGCTACTCTTTTCAAGAATATATCCAATTGACTTTACGTGGTGTTGAGTCCGAGACATGTTTCTCATGGAATACACCCAAATCACTATTAGGATGTTCTCTTTTGCTTGCAGACAGGAAAATTTCCATATCAATTTTCATATTTATATGTGTTTATCATATGTGATACGTTTTTTTGAATTGAtaattcaaaattattgtgAAGGACATCAAGAAAATTCTTATTGATCTTTGTAATTGTTTCAGTACTTTTCAAATGCTGCTCTCGCGCGTACAAGTGTTGCAAGTACAACAGTATTATCCTCAACGTCGGGACTATTTACTCTTTTTGTTGGTGCATTCTTGGGCGAAGATTCTTTAAATATAGCGAAGGTGGTTGCTGTCTTTGTTAGCATGGCTGGTGTAGCTATGACAACTCTGGGCAAAACATGGGCTACAGATGATTCACAACTCAGTGCTGCGTATGTTTAATCAGTCAACCCTTGTTGTTCACGTCAAATTTATTCATGACTTACATGATATTTGTCTCGTTTTTTATGGAAGAAAAAAGATCTCTTTTTACATACCAATACCATTACCATTGTATATTATATCAAATTGCTCTTTGTAATGCATGTTTTGGCATTGACAGTTAATATTTTTGTTCAGCAATGGGAAACGCTCTCTTGTTGGAGATCTGTTTGGTCTTCTCTCAGCCATGTCATACGGTCTATTTACTGGTTGGGGAAATATCCTTTTTCATTTACTCCTTGGCACAAGTTTTTCATAGATTATTTTGACAATAATATTAACATTTCATCTTACTCTTAATGCTACAGTTCTTCTCAAAAAGTTTGCGGGCGAAGGAGGAGAAAGGATCGACGTGCAAAAGTTGTTTGGGTATATTGGATTATTTACACTTGTATCGTTATGGTGGCTTGGTAAGTGTTGCTTGAGTATTTATGATTCATTTCAGTTTTTCTCCTTCGGATCTGATTTCCAGAAATCAAGCAAGGCACAGTGAAAGGCAATCCATCACTTCTTTGATTGAATCATTATATtctctaatttttcttttattttccagTTTGGCCTTTGACAGCATTGGGCATTGAGCCCAAGTTTATGATTCCTCACTCTGCTAAATTGGAAGAAGTTGTTATTGCCAACGGCTTTATTGGAAGTGTACTCTCTGACTACTTCTGGTATGTTTAAACAATCATTTTTCAATCTGCGATCCACACACTTACGTTTTCACAGACTGGTTGCTTTAAACTTCAGCTTTCCTATTCAGCCAATAAATAGAAATTCCCTACAGGGCACTATGTGTTGTGTGGACAACTCCACTCGTTGCCACCTTGGGCATGTCGCTCACCATCCCCCTTGCTATGGTTGCTGACATGTTTATCCATGGCCGCCATTATTCAGCAGTTTACATACTTGGCTCTGCTCAGGTATGATGTTTTCATGAATAATTGTTATATTGTTGAATTATTTAGCATCTGTAGTTACCTTTGTGAAACTTTTTTTCCAGAAGGCGCTTTGTTTCAGCATTTCTTACTACCTTTGGGAGAAAATGATCTCTCAGTTGCAATATACTTATAAAAAACTTATGTCCTGTTGCATATATGAACCCTTTTTGTTTCTTCTGTGGTATATGTTGCAGGTATTTGCAGGATTTGTAATAGCTAATCTTTCGGATTGGTGCTCGAAGAAGTTGGGATTATAGCATTGTGTCGAAGACTACGTAATTTGTTTGGGAATCCTGATTCTTTTATGGGGCCATTTTCTCTCTTCTGTTCTGGTCGGACGTCAAGTTCTTAAGTTTACGAGCAGGAAGTTTGTCTCGAATAGGGGTGGTTGGTTTGTGGAGAGGGAGAGTGAGGGAACCGAATATAGTTGTATCATACTTGATTGTGTAAATCAACTCTGGGGTGAGGTTTGTTCTTTCACCTTCATCAGGTCCGAGTGTGGAGCCCTGAAATGTAATAAACCTTTTTGGGTTCAAAGTAAAATCTCACATCGCGCGCTCTGTTAACGTGTCGTTTGTTTCTGTATTCGTCTTGTGTTGATcacaaatccttttttttttagggaactttaatgaaaagcatccggtactgttcactttaatgaaaaaccatatttttacactaaaaagttaatcctggtactattcactttaccctttattttgtccttatcattaaaattcaaagttttcaagtttttttcattagtttttcatttttttttaatgggccACTGCTAACAAATCGTTTTTAGACGTGAAAAGCGAGTAACGGATGCATTTATTGAGGTACCAAACTTCTAATCTGAGTTGAACTCTAACGGATGCATTTATTGAGGTCACTGGTTCTGTTTTGGCGGGGCTGAATGTGGGTATTTACTAGGATGTCATTCGATTTAACTGCGGTTTTTATTCCGAATCAATTTTTCATGCGAATGCACATCGTGCAAACAATTTGTGTACaattttgacaaaaagaaaaacaatgtgTACAAATCTTTGGGGTTTTAAGAATGATTAACACGTGACGTTACAAACTTTGGggttttaaaaaagaaaaactaattaaaagggtttgaaaattttaaaatttaatgataaggacaaaataaatggtaaaatgaatagtatcaggattgactttttaatataaaaatgtggttttttcattaaaatgaatagtaccgggaacttttcgttaaagttctcttttaaaaatgattaaCACGTGATGGTTGCTTAGGCAGGAACTCCTAGGCCTCATTTAGCGGCTCGTATAAGGGATCGGATAGAATTAACAATCCAGATCCAGTTGTTTGGTGTTCTCTTGTATTAAATAGCCACCGGATTATTTAACCGGTTCCACTTATTTTGAACGGTGTATACCCGCTTAATAATACTGTCCAAAATGGTTGTATCATTAGTCAGGTCGCAATCACTTTCCTTCTCTCGCGAACCCTTCTGCACTGAAAAATTCATTTGCTGTTCTTCCTATTTCTTATCCGACCCAACAACAATTCTCTAGCTTTTTGACCGGCAAATTAAACCCAACCTAACATCCTACCGACCAACACACCAGAAAAGATCTTGAAATTCCTTGAATGTGTGTGGCCACAATCACGCCGCTCAGCAGCCACGCCGTCTTCGTTTTCACACCCATGATGGTGGATCGATAATTGAGAGATTTCATCTGGATTTTGGGATTAGTTGATGAtaaattttgttgttgtagGTAATTAAACTCAAAATTGGGAAAGTTTCATATGGGTTTTTTATTTCAATGGATTAGAAACCATGGAGAATTGGAGATGATAATCTGGGAGTACTGATTGGGAAGAGAGATGGAATATGAGctttgttggaaaattagttagtagtttattttttgtttatggttTTCTCGTGGGATAAGGATATTAGAAttttctatatcctttaaggGTTAGGATTTATGGTTTATTAGAGTTTTTTATGTCCTTTAAGGATTAGgattttgctttagttttcactatatataataaagcttgtaatttagttttagGCCCCGTTTgagattgaggtgattttaaaaaaaccactgtgaaaaaaagctgagggtcatttttgtgtttggtaaactgaaaaaaaatggcttattttggaagctgctgtgagaataagctgaaaatcaaaggaaaagctgaagttgctatttgctgctttgaaaaaaagccagttttttcaaagcacacggagctacaatgctcctttaatgaaaagacacactatcatcctgctttttttttttccaaaagcactttcacaaaaaagtttaccaaacactctactgactttatttcacagccgcttattctcacagcagctttttttcaaagcacagcaataccaaaccagcccttaataaGTAAGTCATAATATAATCTCTTAGGGTTTTATAGCCGTTTCGTcattctcagtttgtttaataatattattattattttgttaatcttgttcgttgcgcactctgatattcaacttggtatcagagtaggTTTGATCCTTCAGGATTTAACTTGCTTCGAGTTGGTATCTGTTTGCTTGTTCCGTTGTCGTTCGTGTTCAGATTGTTAGTTGGTTTGATTGTTTGCAAGAAGAAGGGACCACTCGGGTGACGTTACGAGACGTTACGAAagttggattttttgttttttgttcaagTTTGTTCGAAAGTTGGAAATCTTGTATCGGCATCGGCATTGGCTGTGGCATTAGCACTGGAATTTGGagtcttgcatccacatctacttGTTGGCAAGCTCATGacgtgtaccgccatgagtttgacgggggggggggtgttggaaaattagttattagtttattttttgtttatggttttcttgTGGGACAAGGATATTATAAttttctatatcctttaaggGTTAGGCTTTAGGATTTATTAGAGttttctatatcctttaaggattaggattttgctttagttttcactatatataatagaacttgtaatttagttttaataagtaagtcacaatgtagtctcttagggttttgtaatcgtttcggcattctcagtttgtttaataatatttttattattttgttaatcttGTTTGTTGCGCACTCGGATATTCAACTTTGATTTCAATGGTATATGGTGGCGATGGTGAGTGCTAGGCGGCTGCCTAGTGTTGTTCTTCCTCTTTTCCGTGaccttttcttcctcttttctag includes:
- the LOC126632912 gene encoding uncharacterized vacuolar membrane protein YML018C-like, with translation MMGWRYRAGLFLIAAVVVIWVTSAEVTQGIFTDYKQPFAVTYLGASLMVVYIPIAFIKDWLCNFLKRRSSKSGKNAESVNEFSAGFSSSIKLNGLQKEFELEIHGSLTRKDSDAELSPHIEEQPLVSKYKDDLNVLKHDKEVTTRQIATYGFYIAPLWFITEYFSNAALARTSVASTTVLSSTSGLFTLFVGAFLGEDSLNIAKVVAVFVSMAGVAMTTLGKTWATDDSQLSAANGKRSLVGDLFGLLSAMSYGLFTVLLKKFAGEGGERIDVQKLFGYIGLFTLVSLWWLVWPLTALGIEPKFMIPHSAKLEEVVIANGFIGSVLSDYFWALCVVWTTPLVATLGMSLTIPLAMVADMFIHGRHYSAVYILGSAQVFAGFVIANLSDWCSKKLGL